Proteins found in one Triticum urartu cultivar G1812 chromosome 4, Tu2.1, whole genome shotgun sequence genomic segment:
- the LOC125550921 gene encoding aspartic proteinase Asp1-like — protein MAAMWSKVIAILLLFLRLARLSSSSSMVFELRGNVYPIRQFFVTMSIGEPAKPYFLHVDTGSGLTWLECDAPRQSFHKVPHEVYRPRPSNRVPCEDERCAVMHKDLGSVHDCTEHPDQCDYDINYKDGYSSMGVLLTDKFSLPMRNDRPNLAFGCGYDQQGEKEELEVDGILGIGRGTGDLVSQLKHQGLITENVVGHCLSSHGGGYLFFGGDVPSTGVTWLPMAQEYTIYYSPGKVTWNLDVLLKYELSKTPRVAVFDSGSAYSYVHKDTYEQLIQAVDVTLQDSTLQKVSDDPELTQCWRYNQPIQSVDDVKHEFEPLELTFTHGANQVTLDIPPENYIVVTERGNVCLGILNGSEHGMGELNIIGDITMQNHLVVYDNERARIGWVRASCDIMPRSAPIIASRL, from the exons ATGGCTGCCATGTGGTCAAAGGTCATCGCCATCCTTCTTCTGTTTCTCCGGCTCGCACGGTTGTCCTCCTCCAGTTCCATGGTGTTCGAGCTCCGGGGCAACGTCTATCCTATTCG CCAGTTCTTCGTTACCATGAGCATCGGGGAGCCGGCGAAGCCCTACTTCCTCCATGTTGACACCGGTAGCGGCCTCACGTGGCTGGAGTGCGACGCCCCTCGCCAGAGCTTCCACAAG GTGCCACATGAGGTGTACAGACCACGACCGAGCAACAGGGTGCCATGCGAGGACGAGCGTTGTGCCGTGATGCACAAGGACCTGGGCAGCGTACACGACTGCACCGAGCATCCAGACCAATGCGACTACGACATAAATTACAAGGACGGCTACTCATCCATGGGCGTGCTCTTAACCGACAAGTTCTCCCTCCCCATGCGCAACGACCGCCCCAACCTTGCCTTCGG CTGCGGATATGACCAGCAAGGTGAAAAAGAAGAGCTGGAGGTGGACGGCATCCTCGGGATCGGTAGGGGAACGGGAGACCTCGTCTCGCAGCTCAAGCATCAAGGGTTGATCACCGAGAATGTGGTTGGCCATTGCCTCAGCAGCCATGGAGGGGGCTACCTCTTCTTTGGGGGCGACGTGCCCTCTACTGGTGTAACCTGGCTTCCCATGGCTCAAGAGTACAC GATTTACTACTCACCTGGCAAAGTAACATGGAACCTCGACGTACTACTGAAATACGAGTTAAGCAAAACGCCGAGGGTTGCTGTCTTTGACAGTGGTAGCGCCTACTCATATGTGCACAAGGACACATACGAGCAGCTTATTCAGGCG GTGGATGTCACTCTCCAGGATTCAACACTTCAGAAGGTGTCTGACGATCCTGAACTGACTCAATGCTGGAGATACAACCAACCAATCCAATCTGTCGACGATGTCAAGCATGAATTCGAACCACTCGAATTGACCTTTACCCATGGCGCTAACCAGGTCACTCTGGACATCCCTCCCGAAAATTATATTGTTGTCACG GAAAGAGGAAATGTGTGCTTGGGCATCCTCAATGGTTCAGAACACGGGATGGGGGAATTGAACATAATTGGag ACATTACAATGCAGAATCATCTCGTGGTATATGACAATGAGAGAGCGCGAATCGGATGGGTTCGTGCATCGTGCGATATAATGCCGAGGTCTGCACCTATCATCGCTTCGCGTCTCTAA
- the LOC125550919 gene encoding uncharacterized protein LOC125550919 has product MTYMDYMVGWFDNCQSDTWSMLWINDFLVQLGYDNEVSKTDVYWCQPGKSFGEGLKLMTCDADIVLMIVATIEHNNLVLVVDHGDTPQSVTTDDVLIHGVPDLPKVISPTKLRHGKENISYSEKQPSTTEKLSSPVKRFMPFGEGSSSGIAVEEEEEEFDISDNGESSGSEGNGEDVEAETDEDFYESDYEIAAGDDDLFDANVDKDVDDHREKENVQDFEGELPEDALEDSHLNLSKEEKEKLKHKFSTFNPSTDLNAPVFKLGMVFGDMKELRHALVAYSVRNRVKVNKRRNTSKLLEAVCKPGCTWYLKAGHDNRSSSIQIKKYTDKHTCTKAWDLRVLTAPFLTHKFRNEFRDNEKMPLRKFSEKVEQEFNLVAKRTKLGRARRAAVKQIRGEDDDQYKTLWDYGQELRRSNPGSQFFLCTKEVFDNKAKMTKDHFSTLYWSYDACKRGFLKACRPIIFLDRCHIKTRYKGNLLTVVGIDPNDCIFPIAFGLCEVESTHIWEWFLTSLKDDLNISNNTPYTLMSDKQKGLINAVQKVFPYSEHRNCVRHIYQNFHKVHKGEQLKNDLWAIARSPNEMAYTRSMNQIKEHSLDAYKWVEKLAPKTWIKAFFDPFCKCDILLNNMSEVFNSYILDGRELPIKSMLDYIFTKLTNRIVGKQRESEKWTGRLCPKIQKKLDKYIEWAKNCRVQEYGRGVFKVLSLQTSYIVDLNMLSCDCKRWVLSSIPCHHAIETFRHERIEPESMVHSCYTVEEYKKCYGYNMMPMRDTKLWGKMNGIDVYPPLYTKFMGGPKKNRKKDPEEKSDKNGVKKVTKHGVTMHCSICGAADHNKKGHHNHVDKTPNEEAARESEEEYDDPSILANIMPHRVYPQLDPTQTPDCMVYKMQEQAMMISLINLYTLINH; this is encoded by the exons ATGACATACATGGATTATATGGTTGGCTGGTTTGACAATTGTCAGAGTGACACTTGGTCAATGCTGTGGATAAATGATTTTCTTGTGCAACTAGGATATGACAATGAAGTGTCCAAGACTGATGTGTATTGGTGTCAACCAGGAAAATCATTTGGTGAGGGCCTGAAGCTTATGACATGCGATGCAGACATTGTTCTTATGATTGTTGCAACAATTGAGCACAATAACCTGGTACTGGTTGTAGACCATGGTGACACACCTCAGTCAGTAACCACAGATGATGTGCTGATACATGGAGTGCCTGATTTGCCAAAGGTTATAAGTCCAACAAAACTAAGGCATGGTAAAGAAAACATCAGCTATTCAGAGAAACAACCCAGTACAACAGAGAAGCTTTCAAGCCCAGTAAAGAGGTTTATGCCATTTGGAGAAGGATCTAGTTCTGGTATTGCAGttgaagaagaggaggaagagttTGACATTAGTGACAATGGTGAAAGTAGTGGTTCAGAGGGAAATGGAGAGGATGTAGAGGCCGAGACAGATGAGGATTTCTATGAGAGTGATTATGAAATAGCAGCAGGTGATGATGATCTTTTTGATGCCAATGTGGACAAAGATGTTGATGATCACAGAGAGAAAGAAAATGTGCAGGACTTTGAAGGAGAACTTCCAGAAGATGCATTAGAGGATAGTCATTTGAACTTGTCAAAAGAAGAGAAAGAGAAGCTGAAGCACAAATTCAGCACTTTCAACCCAAGCACTGATCTTAATGCGCCTGTTTTCAAGCTTGGGATGGTCTTTGGAGATATGAAAGAGTTGAGGCATGCTCTCGTTGCATATAGTGTCAGAAATAGAGTGAAGGTGAACAAGCGTAGGAATACTTCAAAGTTGTTAGAGGCTGTATGCAAGCCAGGTTGTACTTGGTACTTGAAGGCAGGACATGATAACAGGTCAAGTAGCATTCAAATAAAAAAGTACACTGACAAGCATACATGCACCAAAGCTTGGGACCTGAGAGTTCTTACTGCACCTTTTCTTACTCACAAGTTCAGGAATGAATTCAGAGACAATGAGAAAATGCCTCTCAGGAAATTTTCAGAGAAAGTTGAGCAAGAATTCAACTTGGTTGCAAAGAGGACCAAGTTGGGAAGGGCAAGAAGGGCAGCAGTCAAGCAGATTAGGGGAGAAGATGATGATCAGTACAAAACCCTATGGGACTATGGGCAGGAGCTTAGAAGAAGCAATCCAGGAAGTCAGTTCTTCTTGTGCACAAAGGAGGTGTTTGACAACAAGGCCAAGATGACAAAGGACCACTTCTCAACATTATATTGGTCTTATGATGCATGTAAGAGGGGGTTTCTTAAGGCTTGTAGGCCAATCATTTTCCTTGATAGGTGCCACATTAAAACAAGATATAAGGGGAATTTGCTGACAGTAGTAGGAATTGACCCAAATGATTGCATATTTCCTATTGCATTTGGCCTATGTGAAGTGGAGTCAACACACATCTGGGAGTGGTTCTTAACTTCATTGAAGGATGATCTCAACATAAGCAACAATACACCATATACACTTATGAGTGACAAGCAGAAG GGTTTAATAAATGCAGTTCAGAAAGTTTTTCCTTATTCAGAACACAGAAATTGTGTTAGGcatatttaccaaaattttcaCAAAGTCCACAAGGGTGAGCAGCTGAAAAATGACTTGTGGGCTATAGCTAGATCCCCAAATGAGATGGCCTACACGAGAAGCATGAATCAGATCAAAGAGCACAGCCTTGATGCTTACAAGTGGGTTGAGAAGTTAGCTCCGAAAACATGGATCAAAGCTTTCTTCGACCCATTTTGCAAGTGTGACATATTATTAAACAACATGTCTGAAGTCTTCAACAG TTATATATTGGATGGAAGAGAGCTACCGATTAAGTCAATGCTGGATTATATTTTTACGAAGCTCACAAATAGGATAGTTGGTAAGCAAAGGGAGTCAGAAAAGTGGACAGGAAGACTATGCCCCAAGATTCAGAAGAAACTCGACAAATACATTGAGTGGGCAAAGAATTGCAGGGTGCAAGAGTACGGTAGAGGTGTGTTCAAAGTTCTCTCTCTACAAACCTCATACATAGTGGACTTAAATATGCTAAGCTGTGACTGCAAAAGGTGGGTACTGTCTAGCATCCCTTGTCATCATGCAATAGAAACTTTCAGGCATGAGAGGATTGAACCAGAGAGCATGGTTCACTCCTGCTATACAGTGGAGGAGTACAAAAAGTGTTATGGATATAACATGATGCCGATGAGGGATACAAAGCTATGGGGGAAAATGAACGGGATTGATGTGTATCCACCATTGTACACAAAATTTATGGGCGGGCCAAAGAAAAACAGGAAGAAAGATCCAGAAGAGAAGAGTGACAAAAATGGAGTAAAGAAGGTGACCAAGCATGGTGTGACCATGCATTGTTCAATATGTGGAGCAGCTGATCATAACAAAAAGGGACACCATAATCATGTTGATAAGACTCCAAATGAAGAAGCTGCTAGGGAATCTGAAGAAGAGTATGATGATCCATCAATACTTGCT AACATAATGCCACACAGGGTATACCCACAGCTGGATCCAACACAAACACCTGACTGTATGGTATACAAGATGCAGGAACAGGCAATGATGATTTCACTAATTAACTTGTACACACTCATAAATCACTAG
- the LOC125550920 gene encoding F-box/FBD/LRR-repeat protein At5g56420-like, producing MSHRRKTTKVSPSSTGDHLSALSDSVLQHALGFLEAREAVRTCVLARRWRHIWRLIPRLRITDVDAFRRVEKLNEFVDQLTLPRDRGSTIDECEFDLRGLLQLEDAHVNLWIRRVLKCHTRLLQVHLYANLPATQGPLIFRLDNRPLFSPHLWRLELNGVFLEDSLLDFSSCSVLNDLEITNCVIDTDHILSQSLKKLSIMGCELCWRLHPTLISAPSLISLQLNDYIGVTPVLESMPLLETATVNLGHQNEQYCDFCDKGGFGDCECGMCYMYPDNDYTPDVSVHLVGLSSVTCLELIASSKMVTFKRDLQYCPAFSKLKSLLLSDWCVVADLQTLLHFLHYAPVLEKLTLQVCKKPKSDMELEGNDFLEQSLVLKYLKIVEVKCQMIDEQVHNLLKTLSFSSKSLEKINVQKL from the exons ATGTCTCACCGGCGCAAGACCACAAAAGTGTCGCCGTCGAGCACCGGAGACCACCTCAGCGCCCTCTCGGATTCCGTGCTGCAGCACGCGCTTGGCTTCCTTGAGGCGCGGGAAGCCGTGCGGACGTGCGTGCTCGCCCGGCGCTGGCGCCACATCTGGAGGCTCATCCCTCGCCTGCGCATCACCGACGTCGACGCGTTTCGGCGTGTCGAGAAGCTGAACGAGTTTGTCGACCAGCTGACTCTGCCCCGAGACCGCGGCTCCACTATCGACGAGTGCGAGTTCGATCTCCGTGGGTTATTGCAACTTGAGGACGCACATGTTAACCTCTGGATTCGGCGTGTTTTGAAGTGCCATACCCGGCTGCTACAAGTCCATCTCTACGCTAATCTACCAGCCACTCAGGGACCATTAATCTTCAGACTGGACAATCGACCTCTCTTCTCCCCGCACCTGTGGCGATTAGAGCTCAATGGTGTCTTCTTGGAAGATAGCTTGCTTGATTTTTCGAGCTGCTCGGTGTTGAACGATCTAGAGATCACTAATTGTGTCATCGATACTGATCATATCTTGTCCCAATCCTTGAAAAAACTTAGCATCATGGGCTGTGAGCTTTGTTGGCGACTTCACCCAACTCTCATATCTGCTCCAAGTCTTATTTCACTGCAGCTAAATGATTATATTGGTGTGACTCCAGTCCTTGAAAGCATGCCGTTACTAGAAACAGCAACTGTGAATCTTGGCCACCAGAATGAGCAATACTGTGATTTCTGTGATAAAGGTGGCTTTGGAGATTGTGAATGTGGGATGTGTTATATGTATCCAGACAATGATTATACACCCGATGTCTCTGTGCATCTTGTGGGTCTGTCCAGCGTTACATGTTTGGAATTGATAGCTTCCTCTAAAATG GTTACATTCAAAAGGGATCTTCAATACTGCCCTGCATTCAGTAAGCTAAAATCTTTGTTACTCAGTGACTGGTGTGTAGTTGCTGACTTACAAACACTACTGCACTTTCTCCATTACGCACCAGTTCTAGAGAAACTCACTCTTCAAGTCTGTAAG AAACCCAAATCAGATATGGAATTGGAAGGCAATGACTTTTTGGAACAATCCCTTGTGCTGAAGTACCTGAAGATAGTGGAAGTTAAATGTCAAATGATTGATGAGCAGGTTCATAATCTTTTGAAGACCTTGAGCTTCAGCAGCAAATCCCTGGAGAAAATTAATGTCCAAAAGCTGTAG
- the LOC125554645 gene encoding histone deacetylase 19-like yields the protein MDMGANSLPSPSCPDGRKRRVCYYYDPGICNVDYGERHFMVPRRVAMAHSLVASYGLLNHMTRLRTRPARPEELLAFHDQKYVDLLGRLTPAAYISDGDLRRTAEEHGIGPVRRLVDGACTNDNPVIDGLMGYCLSYAGGSLAAARALCGGDHDVAINWSGGMHHACRGHANGFCYVNDIVLAIKQLLGRFRRVLYVDIDAHHGDGVEKAFAGSNQVMTLSFHQYQTDFFPGTGSIDDVGEGAGRYHALNVPLKAGMDDQGYHELFKPIVGKAMQVFQPDAVVLQCGADSLSGDRLAGLELSVGGHAECVRYLRGFNAPLLLLGGGGYTINHVASCWCYETAVAVGKEDEIADEIPHHPYDHYYRSQGYKLQYRTEAAGSRSSGENKDAAAIRVKALEHLSAINCAPSIQFHEPCGAAAQGMDVDELCHHDDDEEEDPMVRLHRLCDNVDLARFFVELGRKRLSSQKC from the exons ATGGATATGGGCGCCAACTCGCTGCCGTCGCCGTCGTGCCCCGACGGCAGGAAGCGGCGCGTGTGCTACTACTACGACCCGGGCATCTGCAACGTCGACTACGGCGAGCGACACTTCATGGTGCCCCGCCGCGTCGCGATGGCCCACTCCCTCGTCGCCTCCTACGGCCTCCTCAACCACATGACTCGCCTCCGCACCAGGCCCGCCAGGCCGGAGGAGCTCCTCGCGTTCCACGACCAGAAATACGTCGACCTCCTCGGCAGGCTCACCCCCGCCGCGTACATCAGCGACGGCGATCTCCGGCGGACGGCCGAGGAGCATGGCATCGGCCCAGTGCGCCGCCTGGTCGACGGCGCCTGCACGAACGACAACCCCGTCATCGACGGCCTCATGGGGTACTGCCTGAGCTACGCCGGCGGGTCGCTGGCCGCGGCGCGCGCGCTCTGCGGGGGCGACCACGACGTCGCCATCAACTGGTCCGGCGGCATGCACCACGCGTGCCGGGGCCACGCCAACGGCTTCTGCTACGTCAACGACATCGTGCTGGCCATCAAGCAGCTGCTCGGCCGCTTCCGGCGGGTGCTGTACGTGGACATCGACGCGCACCACGGGGACGGCGTGGAGAAGGCCTTCGCGGGCTCCAACCAGGTGATGACGCTGTCCTTCCACCAGTACCAAACCGATTTCTTCCCCGGCACCGGGAGCATCGACGACGTCGGCGAGGGGGCCGGCAGGTACCACGCCCTCAACGTGCCGCTCAAGGCGGGCATGGACGACCAGGGGTACCATGAGCTGTTCAAGCCGATCGTCGGCAAGGCCATGCAGGTGTTCCAGCCGGACGCCGTGGTGCTGCAGTGCGGCGCCGACTCGCTCTCCGGCGACCGGCTCGCTGGCCTCGAGCTGTCGGTGGGCGGCCACGCCGAGTGCGTCAGGTACCTGCGGGGATTCAACGCGCCGCTGCTCctcctcggcggcggcggctacacCATCAACCACGTCGCCTCCTGCTGGTGCTACGAG ACGGCGGTGGCCGTGGGCAAGGAAGACGAGATCGCCGACGAGATACCACACCATCCGTACGATCACTACTACAGGAGCCAGGGTTACAAGCTCCAGTATCGCACGGAGGCGGCCGGCAGCCGCAGCAGCGGGGAGAATAAGGACGCGGCCGCCATTAGGGTGAAAGCCCTGGAGCACCTCTCGGCGATCAACTGCGCGCCGAGCATACAGTTCCACGAGCCATGCGGCGCGGCGGCCCAAGGCATGGACGTCGACGAGCTCTGCCACCACGAcgacgatgaagaagaagaccCCATGGTGAGGCTGCACCGGCTTTGCGACAACGTGGACCTCGCCAGGTTTTTTGTTGAATTGGGCCGGAAGAGACTGTCGTCGCAAAAATGCTAG
- the LOC125550922 gene encoding uncharacterized protein LOC125550922, whose translation MSLCIISAQRMSSHSLKHLCVAECSIAPDFRTRISTPGLVSLRLSVQCWRAPLLENMPLLETAFVKLSSLPLDHRWFGYHGDSSSNHPDGSGKCVLLSGLTNATHLELEAADGVHIFKLDLACCPIFNKLKTLLLNESVVGRNFCALLCFLHHTPVLEKLIILLHEDQKPMMNMEESHLQSLRLKTVEFRCTKVDESGSHLFKDADS comes from the exons ATGAGCTTATGCATAATTTCTGCTCAGAGGATGTCATCGCACTCGCTGAAGCACCTCTGCGTCGCTGAATGTAGCATTGCACCGGATTTCCGCACACGGATTTCTACCCCGGGTCTTGTTTCGCTGCGCCTGAGTGTTCAGTGCTGGCGGGCTCCTTTGCTGGAAAACATGCCATTACTAGAAACAGCATTTGTCAAACTTAGCTCCCTCCCACTAGATCATCGATGGTTTGGCTACCATGGAGATAGCAGTTCTAATCATCCTGACGGCAGTGGAAAGTGTGTGCTTCTTAGCGGTTTGACCAATGCTACTCATTTGGAGTTGGAAGCTGCAGATGGAGTG CATATTTTCAAGCTAGACTTGGCATGCTGCCCTATATTCAACAAGTTAAAGACCTTGCTACTCAATGAGTCGGTTGTTGGTCGTAACTTTTGTGCACTACTTTGCTTTCTTCACCATACACCAGTTTTAGAGAAGCTCATTATTCTCCTGCATGAG GATCAAAAGCCTATGATGAATATGGAAGAAAGTCACCTTCAATCTCTACGCCTTAAAACTGTCGAATTCAGATGCACAAAGGTTGATGAAAGTGGTTCACATTTGTTCAAAGATGCTGACTCTTGA